The Chitinophagales bacterium genome has a window encoding:
- a CDS encoding PLP-dependent transferase produces the protein MKQLHDKGFETICIHGGHKEESNRAHLTPIYASSTYTFDSAEQAVDIFQGKEKGYVYGRFGNPTINEAEEKIAMMEAYGIKNSHGEQLELKAILHSSGMAAITTMVLSNLKAGEKLITHHSLYGGTQELFDKVLPDLGIEVVIVNFHNIYEVEEAIKADDAISMMYIETPANPTLQCIDIAILSTLGKSYGLTVCADNTFATPYLQQPFKYDVDYVMHSTTKFLNGHGTAVGGVLIGRDIEKMNTVVTKKHRLLGANCNAFEAFLLTNGLRTFCLRMERHCLNAQKVADFLAQHPLVAKVNYLGLESHPDHEIAQAQMKHPGALMSFELKGGFEAGKKFMNHLNLCTNAVSLGTCDTLLSHPASTTHAGVKPEDRATFGITDGLIRMSVGLETVEDIIEDLNNALAQIGSFVH, from the coding sequence ATGAAGCAACTGCACGACAAAGGTTTTGAGACCATCTGCATACATGGCGGGCATAAAGAAGAAAGTAACCGCGCACATCTCACACCCATCTACGCATCAAGCACCTACACATTTGACAGTGCGGAGCAGGCCGTTGATATTTTCCAGGGAAAAGAAAAGGGTTATGTATATGGCCGTTTCGGCAACCCTACCATCAACGAGGCTGAAGAGAAGATAGCTATGATGGAGGCCTATGGCATTAAGAATTCACACGGCGAGCAGTTGGAATTGAAAGCGATCCTGCATTCATCGGGCATGGCGGCTATTACTACCATGGTATTGAGCAACCTGAAAGCAGGTGAAAAACTCATCACCCATCATTCTTTATACGGCGGCACACAGGAATTATTCGACAAGGTGTTACCCGACCTGGGTATCGAAGTCGTGATCGTAAACTTCCATAACATCTACGAGGTAGAAGAAGCTATTAAGGCTGATGATGCTATCAGCATGATGTATATAGAGACACCAGCCAACCCAACGCTGCAGTGCATTGATATTGCCATACTAAGTACTTTAGGCAAATCGTATGGTTTAACCGTTTGTGCCGACAATACTTTTGCTACGCCCTACCTGCAACAGCCTTTTAAATACGATGTGGACTATGTGATGCACAGCACCACAAAATTCCTGAACGGGCATGGTACGGCTGTTGGTGGTGTGCTTATAGGCCGCGACATTGAAAAGATGAATACAGTGGTGACCAAAAAGCATAGGCTATTAGGTGCTAATTGTAATGCGTTTGAAGCATTCCTGCTCACCAACGGGCTTCGTACTTTCTGCCTGCGTATGGAACGCCACTGCCTGAACGCTCAAAAGGTGGCGGACTTCCTGGCACAACATCCGCTGGTGGCCAAAGTAAACTACCTGGGCCTTGAGTCTCATCCTGATCATGAAATAGCACAGGCACAGATGAAACACCCCGGAGCACTGATGAGCTTTGAGCTGAAAGGAGGATTCGAAGCAGGTAAAAAATTCATGAACCACCTGAATCTTTGCACCAATGCTGTTTCATTAGGCACATGCGATACCCTATTGTCTCACCCTGCCTCTACAACACATGCCGGTGTAAAACCCGAAGATCGTGCGACATTCGGCATTACTGACGGATTGATACGTATGAGTGTAGGACTGGAAACGGTAGAAGACATTATCGAGGATCTGAATAACGCCCTGGCCCAGATAGGCTCATTTGTGCATTAG
- a CDS encoding acetyl-CoA C-acyltransferase, giving the protein MKEVFVVDATRTAVGKYGGALSSVRPDDLLAHVIKTLIERNPSIDVNEIEDVIAGAANQAGEDNRNVARMAALLAGLPVTVGGNTVNRLCASGLQAIMDASRAIMCGDGDIYIAGGVESMSRAPFVMAKADKAFSRVPEIYDTTIGWRFVNKALSALHHPYSMGETAENVAERYHVSREAQDKFALQSQERYFAAHAAGKFKDEITPYTVQLGKGKTMVFDTDEHPRETSMEALSSLKPAFKKDGTVTAGNSSGVNDGAAAMILASADAVKKYNLKPIAKIVSMGIAGVDPAVMGIGPIPASQKALKRAGITAADLDLVELNEAFAAQGIPCMQELGLDENKVNVNGGAIAIGHPLGCSGTRISTTLLYELKKRGGRYGLATMCIGVGQGAAIVYEMV; this is encoded by the coding sequence ATGAAAGAAGTTTTTGTAGTAGACGCCACACGTACCGCAGTAGGAAAATATGGCGGAGCATTGAGCTCTGTTCGTCCTGACGACCTGTTGGCTCACGTCATCAAGACATTGATAGAGCGTAACCCTTCTATTGATGTGAATGAGATAGAGGATGTTATTGCAGGTGCTGCCAACCAGGCCGGCGAAGACAACCGTAACGTTGCCCGCATGGCTGCATTGTTGGCAGGTCTGCCTGTAACTGTCGGGGGCAATACCGTCAACCGTTTGTGCGCATCAGGACTACAGGCGATCATGGACGCATCGCGCGCTATTATGTGCGGCGATGGTGACATCTATATAGCAGGCGGTGTGGAGAGTATGAGTCGCGCTCCTTTTGTAATGGCCAAAGCAGACAAAGCCTTCAGCCGTGTACCGGAAATATATGATACAACTATTGGCTGGCGTTTTGTGAACAAAGCACTTAGTGCCCTGCACCATCCGTATAGCATGGGCGAAACAGCAGAGAATGTTGCCGAGCGCTATCATGTATCGCGTGAAGCACAGGACAAGTTCGCACTGCAAAGCCAGGAAAGATATTTTGCCGCGCATGCCGCTGGCAAATTCAAAGACGAGATCACCCCTTACACTGTACAACTGGGTAAGGGTAAGACAATGGTGTTCGATACAGATGAACATCCTCGTGAAACATCAATGGAAGCATTGAGCAGCTTGAAACCTGCTTTTAAAAAAGATGGCACTGTAACCGCGGGCAACTCAAGCGGTGTGAATGATGGTGCTGCCGCTATGATACTTGCTTCGGCAGATGCGGTAAAGAAGTACAACCTGAAACCAATAGCTAAAATTGTAAGCATGGGTATTGCCGGTGTTGACCCGGCAGTAATGGGTATAGGCCCTATTCCGGCATCGCAGAAAGCGCTGAAACGAGCCGGCATTACCGCTGCAGACCTTGACCTGGTAGAGCTGAACGAGGCGTTTGCCGCGCAGGGCATACCCTGTATGCAAGAGCTGGGACTGGATGAGAACAAAGTAAATGTGAATGGTGGTGCTATTGCCATCGGCCATCCTTTAGGTTGCAGCGGCACACGTATCTCAACTACACTGCTATACGAACTAAAAAAACGTGGCGGCAGATATGGACTTGCCACTATGTGCATAGGTGTCGGGCAGGGCGCAGCCATCGTCTACGAGATGGTGTAA
- a CDS encoding DUF2490 domain-containing protein — protein MRFFTGVLITCATLLTFAIDAKAQTVTKGDINTWFLVVNRVNISDKFTLTNELHERTGSFLSNQGTVIVRPSVDYHLQKGVELSLGYSFVRSWPYVPYSQPIPRNEHNIWEQVMLKSNIGKVTLQHRFRFEQRWIGHIEAPASPADEHYINGTDYANRFRYRFIVSFDILKINKDRNSIFFSGFDELWINQSNNFMPNSFARNWLYTGLGYKFNPDCNIQLAHMHQYDKTGANSFISSSIIQLSVFKNFTLHGKKAN, from the coding sequence ATGAGGTTTTTTACAGGAGTATTAATAACATGTGCGACATTATTAACCTTTGCAATTGATGCAAAGGCACAAACAGTAACCAAAGGAGATATAAATACCTGGTTCCTTGTTGTCAACAGGGTAAATATTTCTGACAAATTCACCCTTACCAATGAACTGCATGAACGTACAGGCAGCTTTCTGAGCAACCAGGGAACGGTCATTGTCCGCCCGTCTGTTGATTACCACTTACAAAAGGGTGTAGAATTATCGCTGGGTTATTCCTTTGTACGTTCATGGCCATATGTACCATACAGCCAGCCTATCCCCCGAAATGAACACAATATCTGGGAGCAGGTTATGCTCAAGTCTAATATCGGCAAAGTCACTTTACAACACAGGTTCAGGTTTGAGCAAAGATGGATAGGCCACATCGAAGCTCCGGCTTCTCCGGCTGATGAACATTACATCAACGGAACGGACTATGCCAACCGTTTCCGTTACCGATTCATCGTATCGTTCGATATCCTGAAAATAAATAAGGACAGGAACAGTATTTTCTTCAGTGGTTTTGATGAACTTTGGATCAACCAGAGCAACAACTTTATGCCTAACTCATTTGCCCGTAACTGGCTGTACACAGGCCTGGGATACAAGTTCAATCCCGACTGCAATATACAACTGGCACATATGCACCAATATGACAAAACAGGTGCCAACAGTTTTATATCGTCCTCCATTATCCAGTTATCAGTGTTCAAAAACTTTACGCTGCATGGTAAAAAAGCAAACTGA
- a CDS encoding DUF4440 domain-containing protein has product MVKKQTEGPLAIEQWAAAMNTHDVTHVIGLYSPHAILIPSMSSQMKKTAGQIKEYFAEFLAKPEFKVEIIDATTQMLEDITVESGIYIFSWTVKRKPHRVSARYTLVIQNDKIIQHHSSVAPQ; this is encoded by the coding sequence ATGGTAAAAAAGCAAACTGAGGGTCCGCTGGCCATTGAGCAATGGGCCGCGGCTATGAATACGCATGACGTGACACATGTTATAGGCCTGTACAGCCCTCATGCAATACTGATCCCGTCCATGTCGAGCCAGATGAAGAAGACTGCAGGACAGATAAAAGAATATTTCGCCGAGTTCCTGGCAAAACCGGAATTTAAAGTTGAGATCATTGATGCCACTACGCAAATGCTGGAAGATATTACCGTAGAATCGGGCATTTATATTTTTTCGTGGACCGTTAAGCGTAAACCTCACCGTGTGTCTGCAAGGTATACACTGGTGATACAGAATGACAAGATCATTCAGCACCACTCCAGTGTCGCTCCGCAATAA